From Salvia splendens isolate huo1 chromosome 3, SspV2, whole genome shotgun sequence, a single genomic window includes:
- the LOC121793802 gene encoding protein terminal ear1-like, translating into MNDPVHHLDPAAQEFFPTAHPQLYYTSYPPPPPMLYPRPPQFAPPPHSAAPSRTLLLSMVPATVSESTVRRELEVFGDVRSVQMERRREGLVTVHFYDVRAAQAALVAIQDQHMQQQFRLGRHYEAVLTNPAASMMVPIPPQTALGLISGRVVWAQFVTPVTSGLPDGNNQGTLVVFNLGPGVSASSLQEIFEEFGPVKELRETPHKRFQRFVEFYDVRDSARAMAALTGKQIFGKNVLIEFSRPGGHCRKFWKSPPSRNLNPNSNSSRRLPQPRPPPQRQGWRGNPSGSDGSSSGSSLRGSLSNLSITTGFEECSNNNNNNNNRRIKRSSGSRKDNAPASSSGGASKLGGKPWKGGGNRRGKEHDPRFLINEDTIVESDCRDLRTTVMIKNIPNKYSQKLLLNMLDNHCIHCNEQMTGGDDQPLSSYDFVYLPIDFINKCNVGYGFVNMTSPEATLRLYKAFHHQSWEVFNSRKICQVTYARLQGLDALREHFKNSKFPSEAEEYMPVVFSPPRDGRALTDPIPITGCTLESPAPSSTASSKGNLSEPHSDKGLNGHHIGNAIYDYDEGGGGHHGVCSYDETDM; encoded by the exons ATGAACGACCCTGTTCACCACCTCGACCCCGCCGCTCAGGAATTCTTCCCCACCGCCCACCCTCAACTTTACTACACCTCCTATCCCCCTCCTCCACCCATGCTCTACCCGCGCCCACCGCAGTTCGCTCCTCCGCCTCACTCGGCGGCGCCCTCCCGTACGCTGCTTCTCAGCATGGTGCCGGCCACCGTCAGCGAATCGACGGTGCGCCGTGAATTGGAGGTGTTCGGCGATGTGCGGTCCGTGCAGATGGAGCGGCGCCGTGAGGGTTTGGTGACGGTGCACTTCTACGACGTGCGAGCCGCGCAGGCGGCGCTGGTGGCGATCCAGGACCAGCACATGCAGCAGCAGTTCCGCCTCGGCCGCCACTACGAAGCCGTGCTCACCAACCCCGCTGCGTCGATGATGGTGCCTATCCCCCCGCAGACGGCGCTCGGCCTCATCTCCGGGCGGGTGGTGTGGGCCCAGTTCGTGACTCCGGTCACCTCCGGCCTCCCCGATGGGAACAATCAAGGAACCCTCGTTGTCTTCAATTTGGGCCCAGGCGTTTCCGCTTCTTCCCTCCAAGAAATTTTCGAAGAATTTG GACCCGTCAAGGAATTGAGGGAGACGCCACACAAAAGGTTTCAAAGATTCGTGGAGTTTTATGATGTTCGAGATTCCGCAAGAGCCATGGCCGCCTTGACCGGCAAGCAAATCTTCGGCAAAAACGTCCTCATCGAATTCAGCCGCCCCGGCGGCCACTGCCGGAAATTCTGGAAATCCCCTCCTTCACGAAATCTCAatccaaactcaaactcatccAGACGTTTGCCTCAGCCTCGCCCTCCGCCACAGCGCCAAGGGTGGAGAGGAAACCCTAGTGGGAGCGATGGGAGCAGCAGCGGATCGTCGCTCCGTGGATCGCTCTCGAATCTCTCCATTACTACTGGATTTGAGGAATgctctaataataataataataataataatcggcGCATTAAAAGGAGTAGTGGCTCGAGGAAAGACAACGCCCCGGCGTCTAGCAGTGGTGGGGCTTCGAAGCTTGGAGGCAAGCCGTGGAAAGGCGGCGGGAATCGGCGGGGAAAGGAGCATGATCCCCGGTTTCTGATAAATGAAGATACAATTGTGGAATCGGATTGCAGGGATTTGAGAACcactgtcatgatcaagaacaTCCCCAACAAGTATAG TCAGAAGCTGCTGCTGAACATGCTGGACAACCACTGCATCCACTGCAACGAACAGATGACCGGCGGCGATGACCAGCCCTTGTCTTCCTATGACTTCGTCTACCTCCCCATTGATTTCAt CAACAAGTGCAATGTGGGGTATGGATTCGTGAACATGACTTCTCCAGAGGCAACATTGAGACTCTACAAAGCCTTCCACCACCAAAGCTGGGAAGTTTTTAACTCCAGAAAGATCTGCCAAGTCACATATGCAAGATTGCag GGACTTGATGCATTGAGAGAGCACTTCAAGAACTCCAAGTTCCCAAGTGAGGCCGAGGAGTACATGCCGGTGGTGTTCTCTCCCCCTCGCGATGGACGAGCGCTGACCGATCCTATCCCGATAACTGGCTGCACCTTGGAGAGCCCAGCTCCGTCTTCCACTGCAAGTTCCAAGGGAAATCTGTCGGAGCCACACAGTGACAAAGGTCTCAACGGCCACCACATCGGCAACGCCATTTATGACTACGACGAGGGCGGCGGCGGCCACCATGGTGTTTGTAGTTATGACGAAACTGATATGTGA